From the Streptomyces sp. Tu 2975 genome, one window contains:
- a CDS encoding response regulator transcription factor, with product MTDQRTLKVMVVDDHPMWRDAVARDLTEAGFDVVATAGDGAQAVRRAKAAVPDVLVLDLNLPEMPGVQVCKELVGALSGLRVLVLSASGEHADVLEAVKSGATGYLLKSASTEELTDAVRRTAAGDPVFTPGLAGLVLGEYRRLASEPGPPAGADEPKAPQLTDRETEVLRLVAKGLSYKQIAERLVISHRTVQNHVQNTLGKLQLHNRVELVRYAIERGLDDV from the coding sequence ATGACGGATCAGCGGACGCTCAAGGTGATGGTGGTCGACGACCACCCGATGTGGCGGGACGCGGTGGCACGCGACCTCACGGAGGCCGGGTTCGACGTGGTCGCCACGGCGGGCGACGGTGCGCAGGCCGTGCGCCGGGCCAAGGCCGCGGTGCCCGACGTCCTCGTGCTCGACCTCAATCTGCCCGAGATGCCGGGCGTGCAGGTGTGCAAGGAACTGGTCGGGGCCCTGTCCGGACTGCGTGTCCTGGTGCTGTCCGCCAGCGGGGAGCACGCGGACGTCCTGGAGGCGGTGAAGTCGGGCGCCACCGGCTATCTGCTGAAGTCGGCCAGCACGGAGGAGTTGACGGACGCGGTGCGCCGCACGGCCGCGGGCGATCCCGTCTTCACACCGGGCCTCGCCGGTCTGGTGCTCGGCGAGTACCGCCGGCTCGCCTCCGAGCCCGGTCCGCCGGCCGGCGCGGACGAGCCGAAGGCCCCGCAGCTGACGGACCGGGAGACCGAGGTACTGCGGCTGGTCGCCAAGGGGTTGTCGTACAAGCAGATCGCGGAGCGGTTGGTCATCTCGCACCGCACCGTCCAGAACCATGTGCAGAACACCCTGGGCAAGCTTCAGTTGCACAACCGCGTCGAGCTGGTGCGGTACGCGATCGAGCGCGGCCTGGACGACGTCTGA
- a CDS encoding 6-phosphofructokinase, with amino-acid sequence MRVGVLTGGGDCPGLNAVIRGLVRKGVQEYGYEFVGYRDGWRGPLEGDTVPLDIPAVRGILPRGGTILGSSRTNPLKEADGVRRIKENLAKHEVDALVTIGGEDTLGVAARLCDEYGISCVGVPKTIDNDLSATDYTFGFDTAVGIATEAIDRLHTTAESHMRVLVVEVMGRHAGWIALHSGLAGGANVILIPEQRFDVDQVCAWVTSRFKASYAPIVVIAEGAMPKDGEAVLKDGTLDSFGHVRLSGVGEWLAKEIESRTGKEARTTVLGHVQRGGTPSAFDRWLATRFGLHAIDAVRDGDFGKMVALQGTDIVRVPIGEATAKLKTVDPKLYEEVGVFFG; translated from the coding sequence ATGCGCGTCGGAGTACTGACCGGGGGCGGCGACTGCCCCGGCCTCAACGCGGTCATCCGCGGCCTCGTCCGCAAGGGTGTGCAGGAGTACGGCTACGAGTTCGTCGGCTACCGCGACGGCTGGCGCGGGCCGCTGGAGGGCGACACCGTCCCGCTCGACATTCCGGCCGTCCGCGGGATTCTCCCCCGCGGCGGCACGATCCTCGGCTCTTCCCGTACCAATCCGCTGAAGGAGGCGGACGGTGTCCGCCGTATCAAGGAGAACCTCGCCAAGCACGAGGTGGACGCCCTCGTCACCATCGGCGGCGAGGACACCCTCGGCGTCGCGGCGCGGCTCTGCGACGAGTACGGCATCAGCTGTGTCGGCGTACCCAAGACCATCGACAACGATCTGTCCGCCACCGACTACACCTTCGGCTTCGACACGGCGGTCGGCATCGCCACCGAGGCGATCGACCGGCTGCACACGACCGCCGAGTCCCATATGCGGGTCCTCGTCGTGGAGGTGATGGGGCGTCACGCGGGCTGGATCGCCCTCCACTCCGGTCTCGCGGGCGGCGCCAACGTCATCCTCATCCCCGAGCAGCGTTTCGACGTCGACCAGGTCTGCGCGTGGGTCACCTCCCGTTTCAAGGCGAGTTACGCGCCGATCGTGGTGATCGCCGAGGGCGCGATGCCCAAGGACGGCGAGGCGGTCCTCAAGGACGGCACGCTCGACTCGTTCGGCCATGTCCGCCTCTCCGGCGTCGGCGAGTGGCTGGCCAAGGAGATCGAGAGCCGTACGGGCAAGGAGGCCCGCACCACGGTCCTCGGCCACGTCCAGCGCGGCGGCACCCCGAGCGCCTTCGACCGCTGGCTCGCCACCCGCTTCGGGCTGCACGCCATCGACGCGGTGCGCGACGGGGACTTCGGCAAGATGGTCGCCCTCCAGGGCACTGACATCGTGCGGGTGCCGATCGGGGAGGCGACCGCCAAGCTCAAGACGGTCGACCCGAAGCTCTACGAAGAGGTCGGCGTCTTCTTCGGCTGA
- a CDS encoding 2-hydroxyacid dehydrogenase: MEILAYGVQADEKPLIEKAFAELHGGVRCLDVFLDADTAAIAAGHEVISTSVNAQLDAEVLRTLAAGGTRMIAQRSTGFNNIDLDVAERLGLTVARVSYYSPYSVAEFAWTLAMAVNRRIVRAANRTRDFDFRLDGLMGRDMRGRTAGVIGTGKIGEAFTRIAHGFGMRLLGLDVAPNPVCVDLGMEYVDKDELLAAADLVTLHVPLLPATQRLIGAQELRAMKDDAILVNSSRGGLIDSDALVGELRKGRFSGVGLDVYEAEAGLFFLDRSMEAVDDDTLARLMTFPNVLVTSHQAYYTADAVAQIVDTTARNIKDHLEGRRSENVLVPAAPAP, encoded by the coding sequence GTGGAAATCCTCGCCTACGGTGTCCAGGCCGACGAGAAGCCGCTCATCGAGAAGGCCTTCGCGGAGCTCCATGGGGGCGTCCGGTGCCTTGACGTGTTCCTCGACGCGGACACCGCCGCCATCGCCGCCGGCCACGAGGTGATCTCCACCAGCGTCAACGCCCAGTTGGACGCCGAGGTGCTGCGGACCCTCGCCGCCGGCGGCACGCGGATGATCGCCCAGCGGTCCACCGGCTTCAACAACATCGACCTCGATGTGGCCGAGCGGCTCGGGCTCACCGTCGCCAGGGTGTCGTACTACTCGCCGTACTCCGTCGCCGAGTTCGCCTGGACGCTTGCCATGGCCGTCAACCGGCGTATCGTCCGCGCCGCCAACCGCACCCGCGACTTCGACTTCCGGCTCGACGGCCTGATGGGCCGGGACATGCGCGGCCGCACCGCCGGCGTGATCGGCACCGGCAAGATCGGCGAGGCGTTCACCCGGATCGCCCACGGCTTCGGCATGCGGCTGCTCGGCCTGGACGTCGCCCCCAACCCGGTCTGCGTCGATTTGGGCATGGAATACGTCGACAAGGACGAACTGCTCGCCGCCGCGGACCTGGTCACCTTGCACGTGCCGCTGCTGCCCGCCACCCAACGGCTCATCGGCGCCCAGGAACTGCGCGCGATGAAGGACGACGCGATCCTGGTGAACTCGAGCCGCGGCGGCCTCATCGACAGCGATGCCCTCGTCGGAGAACTGCGCAAGGGCCGCTTCTCGGGGGTGGGCCTCGACGTGTACGAGGCTGAGGCCGGGCTGTTCTTCCTCGACAGGTCCATGGAGGCGGTCGACGACGACACCCTCGCCCGGCTGATGACGTTCCCCAACGTCCTGGTCACCTCCCACCAGGCGTACTACACAGCGGACGCGGTCGCCCAGATCGTGGACACCACTGCCCGGAACATCAAGGACCACCTCGAGGGCCGGCGCAGCGAGAACGTGCTCGTCCCCGCCGCGCCCGCCCCCTGA
- a CDS encoding anthranilate synthase family protein gives MLIGRLLDDDCPPFALLHRRTPGRDHGTVEVLIGDVHEAARLADIPVGANPSLALVPFRQIAERGFDVTDDGTPLAVLVARESHELALEQILEELPRHEVRVEGGTFDVGDEEYADIVRRVLEEEIGQGEGANFVIRRTFTGRIDGFGRADALALFRRLLTGERGAYWTFVVHTGDRTLVGASPEVHVRMTGGTVVMNPISGTFRYPPGGPTAEALLAFLDDRKEREELSMVVDEELKMMCTVGDMGGVVVGPRLKEMAHLAHTEYELRGRSSLDVRQVLKETMFAATVTGSPLQNACRVISRHEVGGRGYYAGALALIGRDASGAQTLDSPILIRTADIDATGTLRVPVGATLVRHSDPAGEVAETHAKAAGVLAALGVRPGRSDAGGPAPRLADDPRVRAALDSRRADLAPFWLRMQEPAARLSGHALVVDGEDTFTAMLAHLLRSTGLEVTVVRYDAPGLRERALGHPGPVVLGPGPGDPADASDPKMRFLRALAADLLKGHRHGLLGVCLGHEVLAAELGLEIVRKDEPYQGAQERIDFFGRPETVGFYNSFTARCDEVTAAELALHRIEVSRDEATGDVHALRGSGFASVQFHPESVLTMNGAALTASLLAGVLVG, from the coding sequence ATGCTCATCGGACGACTGCTCGACGACGACTGCCCCCCGTTCGCCCTGCTGCACCGCCGTACGCCCGGCCGCGACCACGGCACCGTCGAGGTGCTGATCGGTGACGTCCACGAGGCCGCCCGCCTGGCCGACATCCCGGTGGGCGCGAACCCCTCCCTGGCGCTCGTGCCTTTCCGCCAGATCGCGGAACGCGGCTTCGACGTGACCGACGACGGCACGCCCCTTGCGGTGCTGGTGGCCCGCGAGAGCCATGAACTCGCCCTCGAGCAGATCCTGGAGGAACTCCCCCGGCACGAGGTACGGGTCGAGGGCGGCACGTTCGACGTCGGCGACGAGGAGTACGCGGACATCGTGCGGCGGGTCCTCGAGGAGGAGATCGGGCAGGGCGAAGGCGCCAACTTCGTGATCCGGCGCACCTTCACCGGCCGGATCGACGGCTTCGGCCGGGCCGACGCGCTCGCTCTGTTCCGGCGCCTGCTGACCGGCGAACGCGGCGCGTACTGGACGTTCGTGGTCCACACGGGCGACCGCACGCTGGTCGGGGCGAGCCCGGAGGTGCATGTGCGGATGACCGGCGGCACGGTCGTGATGAACCCGATCAGCGGCACCTTCCGGTATCCGCCCGGGGGGCCGACCGCCGAGGCGCTGCTCGCCTTCCTCGACGACCGCAAGGAGCGCGAGGAGCTGTCCATGGTGGTCGACGAGGAGCTGAAGATGATGTGCACGGTCGGCGACATGGGCGGGGTGGTGGTGGGGCCCCGGCTGAAGGAGATGGCTCATCTCGCCCACACCGAGTACGAGTTGCGGGGACGCTCGTCCCTCGACGTGCGCCAGGTGCTGAAGGAGACCATGTTCGCCGCCACGGTCACGGGCTCGCCCCTGCAGAACGCCTGCCGGGTCATCTCGCGCCACGAGGTGGGCGGCCGCGGCTACTACGCGGGGGCGCTGGCGCTGATCGGCCGGGACGCCTCCGGCGCCCAGACGCTCGACTCGCCCATCCTGATCCGTACCGCCGACATCGACGCCACGGGCACGCTGCGGGTGCCGGTCGGGGCGACGCTGGTGCGGCACTCCGACCCGGCCGGCGAGGTCGCGGAGACACATGCCAAGGCCGCGGGCGTGCTCGCCGCGCTGGGAGTGCGGCCGGGACGGTCCGACGCCGGGGGCCCGGCGCCGCGGCTGGCGGACGATCCGCGGGTGCGGGCGGCCCTGGACTCCCGCCGGGCCGACCTCGCCCCGTTCTGGCTCCGGATGCAGGAGCCGGCCGCGAGACTCTCCGGGCACGCCCTGGTCGTCGACGGGGAGGACACCTTCACCGCCATGCTGGCGCATCTGCTGCGCTCGACCGGGCTGGAGGTGACCGTGGTGCGGTACGACGCGCCGGGGCTGCGGGAGCGGGCCCTCGGCCACCCGGGACCCGTGGTGCTCGGGCCGGGCCCCGGCGATCCGGCCGACGCGTCCGATCCGAAGATGCGCTTCCTGCGCGCCCTCGCGGCCGACCTGCTGAAGGGGCACCGCCATGGTCTGCTGGGCGTATGCCTCGGCCATGAGGTGCTGGCCGCGGAGCTGGGGCTGGAGATCGTCCGCAAGGACGAGCCGTACCAGGGGGCGCAGGAGCGGATCGACTTCTTCGGCCGGCCTGAGACGGTCGGCTTCTACAACAGCTTCACCGCGCGCTGCGACGAGGTCACCGCGGCCGAACTCGCCCTGCACCGGATCGAAGTGAGCCGGGACGAGGCGACGGGGGATGTGCACGCGCTGCGCGGCAGCGGCTTCGCGTCGGTGCAGTTCCATCCGGAGTCGGTGCTGACCATGAACGGCGCGGCGCTGACGGCGTCGCTGCTGGCGGGTGTTCTGGTCGGCTGA
- a CDS encoding N-acetylmuramoyl-L-alanine amidase produces MSQGHRRDRKKKRLFYGVAAAVVATATIGTVAVASPDLVGLGDEGSRNESLQSQFAEAAREFDVPRSVLMAVSYRQTRWEAHEGEPSVTGAYNVMGLTDVDPEDIETEEAGEEAIAHFNGSGKREIEKSFDPAKVRRILAEATVDTDDPRLHTVDKAAELIDSSPEAVQKDTFESIRAGAALLAEYQKEAGAELSDDPGAWYPAVARYSQSPEKKGADLFAKRVFESIRTGERELTLDGEQVSLPADPSVRPVKPANVPLAASYASTTAAPTPECPAGLNCNFVPSRTSSTGKRNYTLGDRPNQGVGIRQIVIHDTEGGYDGSLAALTNPDVPGSAHYLIRASDGLVTQMIENKHLAWHAGNWTHNMHSIGVEHEGYAIKEGKWYTESQYQSSADLVKFLAAKYDVPLDREHIIGHDEVALQTDAGMANLHWDAGPYWDWNHYMGLLGAPQGDQGAGGPLAAGQVVRVVPPFTTANQPKLTVGGNAVTARPSNFGYLYTSPSTSASTLTDPYFTSLWSEGSNYGNKVRAGGSYVVAEARTNWTAIWYAGKKAWFYNPGGQYTVPVTDATSVKVKAGATSAKVYGRSFPETAAYTAAGLEAPGDENAHLTKFTFASGQAYVKAGPAVKGDDWFGSAQKNVIGDTLYVPIRFHHKITWVKAADVVEATPTAPDAGTTRFNVLARDAGGSLYQYQGTGSATTPFYPRYRIGGGWQGYNAVTDLGPLRADGTGDMVARDGSGYLWYYKGSGNKNQPFRARVNVGPGWNMFNMIVGSRDLDGDGIADMVGREPSGALWFYKGTGVPSAPFARRSKVGDGWQTYNMLVATGDLDKDGKADAVGRDKSGYLWFYKGTGNATAPFAPRIRVGGGWNMFNMLVSTGDLNKDGIADMVGREPSGALWFYKGTGVPTAPFAARTSVGNGWQIYNTLV; encoded by the coding sequence GTGAGCCAGGGGCACCGCAGAGATCGCAAGAAGAAACGGCTCTTCTACGGGGTGGCGGCAGCAGTCGTCGCCACTGCCACGATCGGGACGGTCGCGGTGGCATCACCCGACCTCGTCGGTCTCGGCGACGAGGGCAGCCGGAACGAGTCGCTCCAGAGCCAGTTCGCGGAGGCGGCGCGCGAGTTCGACGTACCCCGGAGCGTGCTGATGGCGGTCTCGTACCGGCAGACGCGCTGGGAGGCCCACGAGGGCGAGCCGAGCGTCACCGGCGCGTACAACGTGATGGGCCTGACGGACGTCGACCCGGAGGACATCGAGACGGAGGAGGCCGGCGAAGAGGCCATCGCCCACTTCAACGGCAGCGGCAAGCGGGAGATCGAGAAGTCCTTCGATCCTGCCAAGGTCCGTCGGATTCTGGCCGAGGCGACCGTCGACACCGACGATCCCCGGCTCCACACCGTGGACAAGGCCGCCGAGCTGATCGACAGCTCCCCCGAGGCGGTCCAGAAGGACACCTTCGAGTCCATCCGGGCCGGCGCGGCCCTGCTCGCGGAGTACCAGAAGGAGGCCGGCGCGGAGCTGTCCGACGACCCGGGCGCCTGGTACCCGGCCGTGGCGCGCTACAGCCAGTCGCCGGAGAAGAAGGGCGCCGACCTCTTCGCCAAGCGGGTCTTCGAGTCGATCAGGACGGGTGAGCGGGAGCTCACGCTGGACGGCGAGCAGGTCTCCCTGCCGGCCGACCCGTCGGTCCGGCCGGTCAAGCCCGCGAACGTCCCGCTGGCGGCGAGCTACGCCTCCACCACGGCGGCGCCGACGCCCGAGTGTCCCGCCGGCCTGAACTGCAACTTCGTGCCGTCCCGCACGTCGAGCACGGGCAAGCGCAACTACACGCTCGGCGACCGCCCGAACCAGGGCGTGGGCATCCGCCAGATCGTCATCCACGACACCGAGGGCGGCTACGACGGCTCGCTCGCGGCGCTCACGAACCCGGACGTCCCGGGCAGCGCGCACTATCTGATCCGCGCCTCGGACGGTCTGGTCACCCAGATGATCGAGAACAAGCACCTGGCGTGGCACGCGGGCAACTGGACCCACAACATGCATTCGATCGGCGTGGAGCACGAGGGCTACGCGATCAAGGAAGGCAAGTGGTACACCGAGTCCCAGTACCAGTCCTCCGCCGACCTGGTGAAGTTCCTGGCCGCGAAGTACGACGTGCCGCTGGACCGCGAGCACATCATCGGCCATGACGAGGTGGCGCTCCAGACGGACGCCGGCATGGCCAATCTCCACTGGGACGCGGGCCCGTACTGGGACTGGAACCACTACATGGGCCTGCTCGGCGCCCCGCAGGGCGACCAGGGCGCGGGCGGTCCGCTCGCGGCCGGCCAAGTGGTCCGTGTCGTTCCCCCGTTCACCACGGCGAACCAGCCGAAGCTCACGGTCGGCGGCAACGCCGTCACCGCCCGCCCGTCCAACTTCGGCTACCTCTACACGTCGCCCTCGACGAGCGCGTCGACGCTGACCGACCCGTATTTCACCTCCCTCTGGTCCGAGGGCTCGAACTACGGGAACAAGGTCCGTGCCGGTGGCAGCTACGTCGTCGCCGAGGCCAGGACCAACTGGACGGCAATCTGGTACGCGGGCAAGAAGGCCTGGTTCTACAACCCGGGCGGCCAGTACACCGTCCCGGTGACCGATGCCACGAGCGTCAAGGTGAAGGCCGGTGCGACCTCGGCCAAGGTCTACGGGCGCTCCTTCCCGGAGACCGCCGCCTACACCGCCGCGGGCCTCGAGGCGCCCGGTGACGAGAACGCCCACCTGACGAAGTTCACCTTCGCCTCCGGCCAGGCCTATGTGAAGGCCGGACCCGCGGTGAAGGGCGACGACTGGTTCGGCTCCGCGCAGAAGAACGTCATAGGCGACACGCTCTACGTGCCGATCCGCTTCCACCACAAGATCACCTGGGTGAAGGCGGCGGACGTCGTGGAGGCCACGCCCACCGCGCCGGACGCCGGCACCACCCGGTTCAACGTGCTCGCCCGTGACGCCGGCGGCTCGCTGTACCAGTACCAGGGCACCGGCAGTGCGACGACGCCGTTCTACCCCCGCTACCGGATCGGCGGCGGCTGGCAGGGCTACAACGCCGTCACCGACCTCGGGCCGCTCCGCGCCGACGGCACCGGTGACATGGTGGCCAGGGACGGCTCCGGCTACCTCTGGTACTACAAGGGCAGCGGCAACAAGAACCAGCCGTTCCGGGCCCGCGTCAACGTCGGCCCCGGCTGGAACATGTTCAACATGATCGTCGGCTCGCGGGACCTCGACGGTGACGGCATCGCCGACATGGTGGGCCGTGAGCCGTCCGGCGCCCTGTGGTTCTACAAGGGCACGGGCGTCCCGTCCGCTCCCTTCGCCCGCCGCTCCAAGGTCGGCGACGGCTGGCAGACGTACAACATGCTCGTCGCCACCGGTGACCTCGACAAGGACGGCAAGGCCGACGCGGTCGGCCGGGACAAGTCCGGCTACCTGTGGTTCTACAAGGGCACCGGCAACGCGACGGCTCCGTTCGCCCCGCGCATCAGGGTCGGCGGCGGCTGGAACATGTTCAACATGCTGGTCTCCACCGGCGACCTGAACAAGGACGGCATCGCCGACATGGTGGGCCGTGAGCCGTCCGGCGCCCTGTGGTTCTACAAGGGCACCGGCGTCCCGACGGCTCCCTTCGCCGCCCGGACCTCGGTCGGCAACGGCTGGCAGATCTACAACACGCTGGTCTGA
- a CDS encoding 3-deoxy-7-phosphoheptulonate synthase class II: protein MNAKTTATGGNTWRNLPAAQQPEYPDAEALRDVIADLESYPPLVFAGECDQLRARMGAVAKGEAFLLQGGDCAEAFDAVSADHIRNKLKTLLQMGAVLTYAASVPVVKVGRIAGQYSKPRSKPTETRDGVTLPTYRGDSVNGFDFTEEARIPDPERLKRMYNASASTLNLVRAFTTGGYADLRQVHAWNQDFVKSSPSGQRYEQLAREIDNALNFMKACGTDPAEFRTVEFFSSHEALLLDYESALTRTDSRTGRLYNTSGHMVWVGERTRQLDGAHIEFASKIHNPIGIKLGPTTTVDEALTYIDRLDPDREPGRLTFIVRMGADKVRDKLPELVEKVTASGATVAWVTDPMHGNTFEAASGHKTRRFDDVLDEVKGFFEVHKALGTHPGGIHVELTGDDVTECVGGGDEIFVDDLHQRYETACDPRLNRSQSLDLAFLVAEMYRAQ, encoded by the coding sequence GTGAACGCTAAGACCACCGCTACCGGTGGCAACACCTGGCGAAACCTGCCCGCGGCGCAGCAGCCCGAGTACCCCGATGCCGAGGCTCTGCGCGATGTGATCGCGGACCTCGAGTCGTATCCGCCGCTCGTTTTCGCGGGCGAGTGCGACCAGCTGCGCGCCCGGATGGGAGCCGTCGCCAAGGGCGAGGCGTTCCTGCTCCAGGGCGGCGACTGTGCCGAGGCCTTCGACGCCGTCTCCGCCGACCACATCCGGAACAAGCTGAAGACCCTGCTCCAGATGGGCGCGGTCCTCACCTACGCCGCATCCGTGCCCGTGGTGAAGGTCGGCCGTATCGCCGGCCAGTACTCGAAGCCCCGCTCCAAGCCGACCGAGACCCGCGACGGCGTGACCCTGCCGACCTACCGCGGCGACTCCGTCAACGGCTTCGACTTCACCGAAGAGGCCCGCATCCCGGACCCCGAGCGCCTCAAGCGGATGTACAACGCCTCCGCCTCGACGCTCAACCTGGTGCGCGCCTTCACCACCGGCGGTTACGCGGACCTGCGCCAGGTGCACGCCTGGAACCAGGACTTCGTGAAGTCGTCCCCCTCCGGCCAGCGCTACGAGCAGCTCGCCCGTGAGATCGACAACGCGCTGAACTTCATGAAGGCCTGCGGGACCGACCCGGCCGAGTTCCGCACGGTCGAGTTCTTCTCGTCCCACGAGGCCCTGCTGCTGGACTACGAGTCGGCCCTGACGCGGACCGACTCCCGCACCGGCCGGCTGTACAACACCTCGGGCCACATGGTCTGGGTCGGTGAGCGCACCCGCCAGCTGGACGGCGCGCACATCGAGTTCGCCTCCAAGATCCACAATCCGATCGGCATCAAGCTTGGGCCGACGACGACGGTGGACGAGGCACTGACGTACATCGACCGTCTCGACCCCGACCGCGAGCCGGGCCGGCTGACCTTCATCGTCCGCATGGGCGCCGACAAGGTCCGCGACAAGCTCCCCGAGCTGGTCGAGAAGGTCACCGCCTCCGGGGCGACCGTGGCCTGGGTGACCGACCCGATGCACGGCAACACCTTCGAGGCGGCGTCCGGGCACAAGACCCGCCGCTTCGACGACGTGCTCGACGAGGTCAAGGGCTTCTTCGAGGTCCACAAGGCGCTCGGCACGCACCCCGGCGGTATCCACGTCGAACTCACCGGTGACGACGTCACCGAGTGCGTGGGCGGCGGCGACGAGATCTTCGTCGACGACCTGCACCAGCGCTACGAGACGGCCTGCGACCCCCGGCTGAACCGCAGCCAGTCCCTTGACCTGGCGTTCCTCGTTGCGGAGATGTACCGCGCCCAGTAG
- a CDS encoding (2Fe-2S)-binding protein: protein MNRVYVCSCFGITEKQVKEHADAGACTPRQIASVSKAGTDCGSCVRRIQGILGRGACPRRELLEQGSGASVLAAEPDSGTGPALGEAA, encoded by the coding sequence GTGAACCGCGTGTACGTCTGCTCGTGCTTCGGCATCACGGAGAAGCAGGTCAAGGAGCATGCGGATGCCGGTGCCTGCACCCCCCGGCAGATCGCGTCCGTGTCCAAGGCCGGCACCGACTGCGGTTCCTGCGTGCGGCGCATCCAGGGGATCCTGGGCCGCGGTGCCTGCCCCCGCCGTGAGCTGCTGGAGCAGGGCAGCGGCGCATCCGTCCTGGCCGCCGAGCCGGACAGTGGCACCGGGCCCGCGCTCGGCGAAGCCGCCTAG
- the bfr gene encoding bacterioferritin gives MQGDPEVLEFLNEQLTAELTAINQYFLHAKMQENFGWTKLAKYTRAESFDEMKHAEVLTDRILFLDGLPNYQRLFHVRVGQTVTEMFQADRQVEVEAIDRLKRGIDVMRAKGDVTSANIFESILADEEHHIDYLDTQLELVDKLGEALYIAQLIEQPES, from the coding sequence ATGCAGGGCGACCCCGAGGTCCTCGAGTTCCTCAACGAGCAGCTGACTGCCGAGCTGACCGCGATCAACCAGTACTTCCTGCACGCGAAGATGCAGGAGAACTTCGGCTGGACGAAGCTCGCCAAATACACCCGGGCCGAGTCGTTCGACGAGATGAAGCACGCGGAGGTGCTCACCGACCGGATCCTCTTCCTGGACGGTCTGCCGAACTACCAGCGGCTGTTCCATGTGCGCGTCGGGCAGACGGTCACCGAGATGTTCCAGGCCGACCGGCAGGTCGAGGTGGAGGCGATCGACCGCCTCAAGCGCGGTATCGACGTCATGCGCGCGAAGGGGGACGTCACCTCGGCGAACATCTTCGAGTCGATCCTCGCGGACGAGGAGCACCACATCGACTACCTCGACACCCAGCTGGAACTGGTCGACAAGCTCGGTGAGGCGCTGTACATCGCGCAGCTGATCGAGCAGCCGGAGTCCTAG
- a CDS encoding sulfite oxidase-like oxidoreductase has product MGQPESREYRAPEESELPPGQRLQRGWPVTHYGPVPKFKPDRWEFRVFGATADGEKRCWNHEEFSALPYSSVVGDLHCVTKFSMLGAEWGGVPARTIVELAPPAPSVSHVMVWAEYGFSANLRLSDFVAERTMFATHKDGELLTAEHGFPLRLVVPHLYAWKGPKWVRGVEYMTADRRGFWEERGYHNLGDPWREQRYSYQEEPGDGPEL; this is encoded by the coding sequence ATGGGTCAGCCGGAGAGCCGGGAATACCGCGCACCAGAGGAGTCCGAGCTTCCGCCGGGGCAGCGACTCCAGCGAGGCTGGCCCGTCACCCACTACGGACCTGTACCCAAGTTCAAGCCGGACCGCTGGGAATTCAGGGTCTTCGGCGCCACCGCCGACGGTGAGAAGCGCTGCTGGAACCACGAGGAGTTCTCGGCGCTGCCCTACTCGAGCGTGGTCGGCGATCTGCACTGCGTGACGAAGTTCAGCATGCTGGGGGCCGAATGGGGCGGCGTGCCCGCCCGTACGATCGTGGAACTCGCCCCGCCGGCGCCGTCCGTCAGCCATGTGATGGTCTGGGCGGAGTACGGCTTCAGCGCCAATCTGCGCCTCTCCGACTTCGTCGCGGAACGCACGATGTTCGCCACCCACAAGGACGGCGAGCTGCTGACCGCGGAGCACGGCTTCCCCCTGCGTCTCGTGGTCCCGCACCTGTACGCCTGGAAGGGGCCCAAGTGGGTCCGCGGTGTGGAGTACATGACGGCCGACCGCCGTGGCTTCTGGGAGGAGCGGGGCTATCACAACCTCGGCGATCCCTGGCGGGAGCAGCGGTACTCCTACCAGGAGGAACCGGGGGACGGCCCGGAGCTCTGA